GAGTGGTGGATCCACTCCGGGGCGAGTCATTCAAGGGAAGCCGTGCGGGGTACTGGCACTACATAGTTAGCGCGACGACCATTCGGCACTCTTCATCAAACTGTCATGGAACTGTGGCAGCGCGCTTGAACAAACTTCATCAGACTCGCGCTCTACTGGGGTTCTGCGTTTTGGTGTTTTTTCATGCGTGCTTTGTTTTTATCGGCGGCCATGTTGCTGGCCTCATTGTTCAGCCTGCCGTCGATGGCAGCGTCTCGTTGTGATGTGAATGTTCCGACCGAACACGTCGATCTGGCGCAGGTGAGCCTGGCGTACCAGAGCATCGGTCGTGCGTCGGATCCGGCGTTGCTGCTGGTGATGGGGTTGGGCGGGCAGTTGATTCACTGGCCCGACGAGGTGGTGGTTGCGTTGTGTCAGCAAGGCTTTCGCGTCATTCGCTATGACAATCGCGATGTCGGGCTCTCGACCTGGCGGCAAGCACCGACCGAGGCCAACCTGGCCTTCGAGGTGCTGCGCTACAAGCTCGGCTTGCCGGTGTCTTCGCCGTACTCGCTGACCGACATGGCCGACGATGGCCTGGGCCTGATGGATGCCCTGCACATCGAACAGTTCCACGTGCTGGGCGCGAGCATGGGCGGGATGATCGCGCAGCACATGGCGGCCATGGCGCCGCAACGGGTCGAGAGCCTGACCCTGATCATGACTACCTCCGGCGCCGAAGGCTTGCCGGCGCCGAGTGCGGCGCTGGTGCAATTGCTCGCCCGCCGTGGCGCGCCGAATCGCGAAGTGGCGCTGGAGCAACAGGCCGATCTGCTGGCCGCCCTGGGCAGCCCGTCGGTCACCGATGATCGTCAGGCGCTGCTGCATCAGGCGGCGCTGTCCTATGACCGGGCGTTCAATCCCGAGGGCGTGAAACGCCAGATCATGGCGATCCTGGCCGAACCAAGCCGGGTCGCGTTGCTCAATCAACTGCGGGTTCCGGCGCTGGTGGTGCATGGCACGGCCGACCCTCTGCTGCCGGTGATGCATGGCGTGCATCTGGCGGCGCATTTGCGTGGCAGCCAGTTGAAGCTGATTCCCGGGCTGGCCCATCGTTTTCAGGAGGCGTTCAAGGCGCCGTTGCTGGCGGCGGTGCTGCCGTATCTGCGGGCGCATCGTGAAGACACTTCGCATTGGGCGCAGATCGAGCCGGTGGCAGAACCCAATCTCCTCTAATCATCGCGCCCCCTGTAGGAGCGAGCCTGCTCGCGAAGCGGTGTGTCAGTCGACATTAATGCCACCGGACATACCCTCTTCGCGAGCAGGCTCGCTTGGGGGCTACTGCGTATTCAAGCCCTCGGGTGTATCGTTCAAACTTTCCGGCGCGTTCAAGCCAGCGAGGTGAATGATGAGTGCTCCACTGAAAATCGATTTCGTCAGCGACGTATCCTGCCCCTGGTGCGTCGTCGGCCTGTACGGCCTGACCCGGGCCCTGGATATCCTGCGCGACGAAGTCCGCGCCGAGATCCGTTTCCAGCCATTCGAGCTGAACCCGAAGATGGGCCCCGAAGGGCAGAACATCACCGAGCACATCACCGAGAAGTACGGCTCGACACCAGAGCAATCGCAAAAGAATCGCGAGATGATCCGCGCGCGCGGCGCCGAGGTCGGGTTTGCTTTTCGTACCGATGGCAACAGTCGCATCTACAACACCTTCGATGCCCATCGACTGCTGCATTGGGCGGAGTTGGAGGGGAAGCAGTTAGAACTGAAGGAAGCGTT
This genomic interval from Pseudomonas putida contains the following:
- a CDS encoding alpha/beta fold hydrolase, producing MRALFLSAAMLLASLFSLPSMAASRCDVNVPTEHVDLAQVSLAYQSIGRASDPALLLVMGLGGQLIHWPDEVVVALCQQGFRVIRYDNRDVGLSTWRQAPTEANLAFEVLRYKLGLPVSSPYSLTDMADDGLGLMDALHIEQFHVLGASMGGMIAQHMAAMAPQRVESLTLIMTTSGAEGLPAPSAALVQLLARRGAPNREVALEQQADLLAALGSPSVTDDRQALLHQAALSYDRAFNPEGVKRQIMAILAEPSRVALLNQLRVPALVVHGTADPLLPVMHGVHLAAHLRGSQLKLIPGLAHRFQEAFKAPLLAAVLPYLRAHREDTSHWAQIEPVAEPNLL
- a CDS encoding DsbA family oxidoreductase; this translates as MSAPLKIDFVSDVSCPWCVVGLYGLTRALDILRDEVRAEIRFQPFELNPKMGPEGQNITEHITEKYGSTPEQSQKNREMIRARGAEVGFAFRTDGNSRIYNTFDAHRLLHWAELEGKQLELKEALFKAYFTDGGNPSDHAQLAQVAESVGLDRQRAEAILASDEFADEVREEEQLWLSRGVSSVPTVVFNGQYAVTGGQPVESFVAAIRQIMSEARGGTVN